The following coding sequences lie in one Miscanthus floridulus cultivar M001 chromosome 9, ASM1932011v1, whole genome shotgun sequence genomic window:
- the LOC136480479 gene encoding CBL-interacting protein kinase 3-like, whose product MYRAKRAASLKAKRRVGKYELGRTIGEGTFAKVRIAKNMENWDHVAIKILDKAKVHKNKLAEQIRREICTMKLVQHPNVVRLYEVMGSKTRIYIVLEFVMGGELHDIIATSGRLKEEEARRYFQHLINAVDYCHSRGVYHRDLKLENLLLDVAGNLKISDFGLSALSDQVKHNGGLLHTTCGTPNYVAPEVNDDKGLPRWRRRPGAGACVVGARGRAPGASRGSLRRRRAGTGAGCGRDESRRRAAGGSGRHGRAGARGAARRRGVAGGVACGAVTGAA is encoded by the exons ATGTACAGGGCTAAGAGGGCTGCTTCGCTCAAAGCAAAGCGCCGCGTTGGCAAGTATGAGCTCGGACGCACCATTGGGGAAGGAACATTTGCAAAGGTCCGGATCGCCAAGAATATGGAGAACTGGGATCATGTTGCTATCAAAATTCTTGACAAGGCAAAGGTTCACAAGAACAAACTAGCTGAACAG ATTAGGAGGGAAATCTGTACAATGAAGTTAGTACAGCATCCCAATGTTGTTCGCCTGTATGAG GTGATGGGAAGTAAAACAAGGATTTACATTGTGCTGGAGTTTGTTATGGGTGGAGAGCTCCATGATATCATT GCCACAAGTGGAAGATTGAAGGAGGAGGAAGCACGTAGATACTTTCAGCATTTGATCAATGCTGTAGACTATTGCCACAGTAGGGGTGTATACCACAGAGACTTGAAG CTAGAGAATCTGTTACTTGATGTTGCTGGAAACCTCAAGATTTCAGATTTCGGGTTAAGTGCTTTATCAGACCAAGTGAAG CATAATGGTGGATTGCTGCATACTACATGTGGAACACCTAACTATGTTGCTCCAGAG GTTAATGATGACAAGGGATTACCTAGGTGGCGCAGGAGGCCGGGCGccggagcctgcgtcgtcggcgcgcgggggagggcgccgggggccagccgcgggagcctgcgtcgtcggcgcgcggggacGGGCGCCGGGTGCGGGCGAGACGAGTCCAGGCGGCGGGCCGCCGGCGGGAGCGGCCGGCATGGGCGGGCGGGCGCGCGCGGGGCGGCGCGCAGACGCGGCGTTGCGGGCGGGGTGGCGTGCGGGGCGGTGACGGGGGCGGCGTGA
- the LOC136480480 gene encoding uncharacterized protein has protein sequence MDDREWMYTGRRGYGDQTDEWMKKTNAFLEAAFREAKETDKVWCPCSECENRRKQTKVDMGKHLGKYGFMADYTRWTLHGEGRRRDKVMRQRIEDLDADGGVGDMLGDYHEAHFGEGHRDEEPDGTAKAYYDMLSAAQKPLYDQTKVSQLDAIGRLMAFKSQCHLSRDAFDAMLTVFGTLLPEGHILPRNMYESRRLLRVLKMPYEQIHACPKGCILFRNKHAEAKHCPKCKSSRFLEVDYGDGLKRQLDIPVKILRYLPFVPRIQRLYMTEESAKQMAWHKNGRRYNPDKMVHPSDGESWKHFDDIHREKALEARNVRVALATDGFNPYGMMAAPYTCWPLFVIPLNLPPGVLFQRQNIFLSLITPGE, from the coding sequence atggatgaccgtgagtggatgtacactggCCGAAGGGGTTATGGAGACCAGACTGATGaatggatgaagaagaccaatgctttcttggaagcagcatttcGGGAGGCTAAAGAAACGGATaaagtttggtgtccctgcagcgagtGTGAGAACAGGCGTAAACAAACAAAGGTggacatgggtaaacatcttggcaagtatggatttatggcagactatacccggtggacccTCCATGGTGAAGGACGTAGGAGAGACAAGGTcatgagacaacgcatcgaggatcttgatgctgatggcggggtaggagacatgttaggtgactatcatgaagcacacttcggtGAAGGACATAGGGATGAGGAGCCAGATGGaaccgcaaaggcgtattacgacatgttgtctgcggcacagaaacccctttaCGACCAGACAAAGgtctctcaactagatgccattggacgccttaTGGCTTTCAAGTCCCAGTGCCacctgagtcgagacgccttcgatgctATGCTGACAGTTTTTGGCACTTTGCTTCCGGAAGGTCACATTCTGCCAAGGAACATGTACGAGTCGCGGAGACTCCTCCGtgtacttaagatgccatatgagcagatacatgcttgtccaaaggggtgcatcttatttaggaacaAACACGCGGAAGCTAagcactgtccaaagtgtaaatcctctaggttccttgaGGTAGACTATGGTGATGGTCTCAAGAGGCAGCTTGacatccccgtgaaaatcctacggtaccttccgttcgtaccgaggatccaacggctatacatgactgaggagtccgcgaaacagatggcatggcacaaaaatggacgTCGATACAATCCAGATAAGATGGTACATCCttccgatggtgaatcatggaaacATTTTGATGacattcatcgtgagaaagctctagaggcccgTAATGtccgtgttgcgctggcaacagatgggttcaatccttatggaatgatggctgccccatacacttgttggcccctgTTCGTTATCCcgctcaatctcccccccggcgtcctctttcaacggcagaacatattcttgtcgttgataacaCCTGGGGAAtag